The Musa acuminata AAA Group cultivar baxijiao chromosome BXJ2-2, Cavendish_Baxijiao_AAA, whole genome shotgun sequence genome has a segment encoding these proteins:
- the LOC103974566 gene encoding EPIDERMAL PATTERNING FACTOR-like protein 4, protein MGMRGNPEGRLASKVALLCCAFLFIFSVLSLAAGNSSGRDRSEITSWRTKFDPQGWRWRRQGPEAAVAAVVAMRRRGLMGPGSHPPRCTSRCGACTPCWPVHVPVPPRAPADAAEYYPEAWRCKCGGRLYVP, encoded by the exons ATGGGGATGAGAGGGAACCCTGAAGGAAGATTGGCGTCAAAAGTGGCCCTTCTGTGCTGTGCTTTCTTGTTTATCTTCTCTGTTCTCAGTCTCGCTGCAGGAAACAGCAGCGGTAGGGATCGTTCAG AGATCACAAGCTGGAGAACAAAGTTCGACCCACAG gggtggcggtggcggcggcagGGGCCCGAGGCCGcggtggcggcggtggtggcAATGAGACGAAGGGGGCTGATGGGGCCAGGGTCGCATCCGCCACGTTGCACATCGAGGTGCGGCGCGTGCACCCCGTGCTGGCCGGTGCACGTCCCGGTCCCGCCAAGGGCGCCAGCGGACGCCGCCGAGTACTACCCCGAGGCCTGGCGGTGCAAATGCGGCGGCCGCCTCTACGTGCCGTAA
- the LOC135606102 gene encoding CBL-interacting protein kinase 18-like — METENKGNVLLQKYEVGRLLGKGTFAKVYYARNIRTSQSVAMKVIDKEKVLKVGLIDQIKREISVTRLVRHPNIVELYEVMATRSKIYFVLEYVKGGELFNKVAQGRLKEDVARKYFQQLINAVDFCHSRGVYHRDLKPENLLLDDNGNLKISDFGLSALAESKRQDGLLHTTCGTPAYVAPEVLSRKGYDGAKADIWSCGVILFVLMAGYLPFHDPNLIEMYRKIGKAEFRCPNWFPLDVRKLLSRILDPNPTSRISIAKIMGNPWFRKGLDGGLIRNGKGTQEIDQSDTNEDISSPGTNVSEDRREMGKLANLNAFDIISLSAGFNLSGLFEETDHKREARFISCQPASTIISKLEDVAKFLKLKVKKKDHGVLKMEGTTQGRKGVLAIDAEIFEVTPAFHMVEIKKTNGDTLEYQKTWKQDIRPALKDIVWAWHGEQQQS; from the coding sequence ATGGAGACAGAAAATAAAGGGAATGTGTTGTTGCAGAAGTATGAGGTTGGTAGATTACTAGGGAAGGGAACTTTTGCCAAGGTTTACTATGCTAGGAATATAAGAACTTCCCAGAGTGTTGCTATGAAGGTGATTGACAAAGAGAAGGTGTTGAAGGTTGGGCTTATTGATCAGATCAAACGAGAGATATCGGTGACGAGGCTGGTGAGACACCCAAACATTGTGGAGCTTTATGAGGTCATGGCCACTAGATCCAAAATATATTTTGTCCTGGAATATGTGAAGGGTGGTGAGCTGTTTAACAAAGTTGCTCAAGGCAGGCTCAAAGAAGATGTTGCTCGAAAATATTTTCAGCAGCTGATTAATGCCGTGGACTTCTGTCATAGCCGGGGTGTCTATCACCGTGATTTGAAACCCGAAAACCTTCTGCTTGATGATAATGGAAATCTGAAGATTTCAGATTTTGGGTTGAGTGCTCTTGCTGAATCTAAGAGACAAGATGGCTTACTCCACACCACTTGTGGCACCCCGGCATATGTTGCTCCTGAGGTGCTCAGTAGAAAAGGATATGATGGTGCCAAAGCCGACATATGGTCTTGTGGGGTGATTTTGTTTGTTCTTATGGCTGGTTATCTCCCATTCCATGATCCAAATCTAATAGAAATGTATAGGAAAATTGGAAAAGCAGAATTCAGGTGTCCCAATTGGTTCCCCTTGGATGTTAGGAAGTTGCTTTCACGCATTCTTGACCCAAATCCTACTTCCAGGATCTCAATTGCAAAGATTATGGGAAATCCTTGGTTTAGAAAGGGACTTGATGGAGGATTAATAAGAAATGGCAAAGGAACACAAGAAATTGATCAATCCGATACCAATGAGGATATTAGTTCCCCCGGTACCAATGTGTCCGAGGACAGGCGAGAGATGGGGAAACTTGCTAACTTAAATGCTTTTGACATCATCTCTCTTTCAGCTGGATTTAATCTTTCTGGTCTGTTCGAGGAGACCGACCACAAGAGAGAAGCAAGATTCATATCTTGTCAGCCGGCTTCTACGATTATCTCAAAGTTGGAGGATGTTGCAAAGTTTTTGAAGTTaaaagtgaagaagaaggatcatGGGGTGTTGAAAATGGAAGGAACGACGCAAGGGAGAAAGGGGGTTTTGGCAATTGATGCAGAAATCTTCGAGGTTACGCCAGCGTTTCATATGGTCGAGATAAAAAAGACAAATGGAGATACCCTGGAATACCAGAAAACGTGGAAACAGGACATCAGACCAGCCCTTAAGGACATTGTCTGGGCATGGCATGGGGAGCAGCAGCAGTCTTAA
- the LOC103976189 gene encoding transcription repressor OFP1, with the protein MGNYRFKLSHIISNSWFCKLKGIGRANRSHSMRHSMKKGLASASTLPPLPQPKQHHHLPNRASSYIPTIERAETPARSPVNAMASPADCHCCRHHRRRSLASVCNAESMMPEIPNSDGFHASSFVTTADSSLEVASELNLPPILTKPVKKEVLKPAPHDARVSTKHHHGTAARRSASGVHRNRIGQNSPRVESRRKMAMRQRRAVSESLVIIKSSSNPRRDFTKSMVEMIVENNLHELKDLEELLACYLSLNSKEYHEDIIKVFEHVWFALTDLRM; encoded by the coding sequence ATGGGAAATTATAGGTTCAAGCTATCTCATATCATCTCCAACTCTTGGTTCTGCAAGCTTAAAGGTATCGGCAGAGCCAATAGAAGCCACAGCATGCGGCATTCCATGAAGAAAGGCTTGGCTTCTGCATCAACTCTCCCTCCACTTCCACAGCCCAAGCAGCATCACCACCTTCCCAACCGAGCCTCCTCCTACATCCCCACCATAGAGAGAGCAGAGACACCTGCTCGCTCCCCAGTCAACGCCATGGCCTCTCCGGCAGACTGCCATTGTTGCCGTCATCATCGTCGTCGCAGTTTAGCCTCCGTGTGCAACGCTGAATCCATGATGCCTGAGATCCCAAACAGTGACGGCTTCCATGCCTCTTCCTTCGTCACCACGGCCGACAGCAGCTTGGAAGTGGCATCGGAGCTCAACCTGCCTCCCATACTAACAAAGCCAGTGAAGAAGGAAGTGCTAAAGCCTGCACCGCATGACGCTCGTGTTTCCACTAAGCATCATCACGGGACAGCGGCAAGGAGATCAGCATCAGGAGTTCATCGCAATAGAATCGGGCAGAACTCTCCCAGGGTTGAGAGCAGGAGGAAGATGGCGATGCGGCAGCGAAGAGCAGTGTCCGAGAGCTTGGTGATCATCAAATCGTCCTCCAATCCCCGCAGGGACTTCACCAagtcgatggtggagatgatcgtGGAGAACAACCTGCACGAGCTGAAGGATTTGGAGGAGCTGCTCGCTTGCTACTTGTCACTGAACTCCAAGGAGTATCACGAAGACATCATCAAGGTTTTCGAACATGTTTGGTTTGCTCTAACTGATCTTAGAATGTAA